One region of Citrus sinensis cultivar Valencia sweet orange chromosome 6, DVS_A1.0, whole genome shotgun sequence genomic DNA includes:
- the LOC102612377 gene encoding serine/threonine-protein kinase KIPK2-like, with product MGSFPGSCEIVEAGEEVNSVQNSRRTYRPSSGSSVMDKDQKPRVLKLAYNESLEDDINQLFQAISLKNSTKGWGLSHEVGTSMSPVRKSDLKKPISVPHSPRLGTSQPVSLKQALRELSITKASEMAAMKRISKSTSSSVMSEAGRIKNLYNTKVVEPASGSGLLMDEGKGNMVEISLVPEESQLTSSQKMPPSLQVPKMKLINQSDNSSPQFTIPTLQNAMGISQSANSSPLFAVPKRQNFSGTSKSAHSSPQYATPKMKNAAGTNQSVHYAPQFSVPTIQNAAVTNQSAHSSPRFASSTIQNSTGTNKGAQSSSRLTVPTTDGSTGTNQRAHSSPRLAVPTQSGPQTARMQDEIISTSTNVGTHAVKVEIAQKEKHVPAHPSSSDTVDLPEQEKNVSAPSKLANRTSTVKSGRKGRLHAVPSSSSSNGSRVTKISRNSPRVAKQVLRKKGAVKKKVKQDSASSPCSSNFYSEVRSQLEPSSTQLICQRCHCALKNASNLPYQDSTVSNLTSVSAEVISTSVTTGIIEPDFIPNDSDRSQPIVGKTKSKGEFSQSSKSSLGDYSSSTSNSDDSNLSGSSCGNRPHMSADVRWEAIRHVRLQYGSIGLRHFNLLQKLGCGDIGTVYLAELIGTNCLFAIKVMDNEFLARRKKMPRAQTEREILRMLDHPFLPTLYSQFTSDNLSCLVMEYCPGGDLHVLRQKQLGKCFSEPAARFYVAEVLLALEYLHMLGVIYRDLKPENILVREDGHIMLTDFDLSLRCSVSPTLLKSSSNMDPARVSGPCTESNCIQPFCIEPTCQVPCFSPRFLPATAKTRKPKADPAAQIRSLPQLVAEPTDARSNSFVGTHEYLAPEIIKGEGHGAAVDWWTFGIFLYELLYGRTPFKGSGNEETLANVVMQSLKFPDSPLISFQARDLIRGLLIKEPENRLGSQKGAAEIKQHPFFEGLNWALIRCAIPPELPDFYDYGIQDMVPQKSKYLECKATGEQLEFELF from the exons ATGGGTTCATTTCCTGGTTCTTGTGAAATTGTGGAAGCAGGGGAAGAGGTGAATTCAGTTCAAAATTCTCGAAGAACTTACCGGCCTAGTTCTGGATCAAGTGTGATGGACAAAGATCAGAAGCCTCGTGTACTGAAATTGGCATACAATGAATCTCTAGAAGATGATATTAATCAGCTTTTTCAGGCTATCAGTCTTAAAAATTCAACCAAAGGTTGGGGTCTTTCACATGAGGTAGGCACAAGTATGAGCCCAGTGCGGAAAAGTGACTTAAAAAAGCCAATTAGTGTGCCCCATTCACCGCGATTGGGGACTTCTCAACCAGTCTCTCTGAAGCAAGCATTAAGGGAACTTAGTATCACAAAAGCTTCGGAAATGGCTGCTATGAAACGAATATCAAAGTCTACCAGTTCTTCTGTGATGTCAGAAGCTGGCaggattaaaaatttgtacaatACGAAGGTAGTTGAACCTGCCAGTGGATCTGGCCTTCTTATGGATGAAGGGAAGGGGAATATGGTTGAAATATCTCTGGTGCCTGAAGAAAGCCAGCTAACTTCTTCACAGAAGATGCCTCCGTCTCTTCAAGTGCCAaagatgaaattaataaaccaAAGTGATAATTCCTCTCCTCAATTTACCATTCCAACTCTCCAAAATGCTATGGGAATCAGTCAAAGTGCTAATTCTTCTCCTCTATTTGCTGTTCCAAAAAGGCAAAATTTTAGTGGGACCAGCAAAAGTGCTCACTCTTCTCCACAATATGCTACtcccaaaatgaaaaatgctGCAGGGACCAATCAAAGTGTTCATTATGCCCCTCAATTTTCTGTTCCAACTATTCAAAATGCTGCTGTGACGAACCAAAGTGCACATTCTTCTCCTCGGTTTGCTTCTTCAACAATTCAGAATTCTACAGGGACCAACAAAGGTGCTCAATCTTCATCTCGACTCACAGTTCCAACCACAGATGGTAGTACTGGAACCAACCAGAGAGCTCATTCTTCTCCTCGGTTGGCTGTTCCAACACAAAGTGGTCCTCAGACCGCGCGGATGCAAGATGAGATTATTTCTACATCAACCAATGTAGGAACTCATGCAGTAAAGGTGGAAATAGCACAAAAGGAGAAGCATGTACCTGCCCATCCTTCTTCTTCTGATACTGTTGACTTACCAGagcaagaaaaaaatgtcTCTGCCCCAAGCAAATTAGCAAACAGAACATCAACTGTAAAGTCAGGACGGAAAGGCAGGTTGCATGCCGTGCCTTCTTCAAGCTCGAGCAATGGCAGCAGGGTAACCAAGATATCAAGAAATAGCCCACGTGTAGCTAAACAGGTCCTGAGGAAGAAAGGTGCAGTTAAGAAGAAAGTAAAACAGGATTCAGCTTCTTCTCCTTGCTCTTCTAATTTTTACAGTGAAGTCAGAAGTCAATTGGAGCCTAGTTCAACTCAGCTAATTTGCCAGAGATGCCATTGTGCTTTAAAAAATGCCAGTAATCTACCCTATCAAGATTCAACTGTCTCCAATTTGACCAGTGTTAGTGCAGAAGTTATCTCTACAAGTGTTACTACTGGTATTATTGAGCCAGACTTCATTCCAAATGACAGTGACAGAAGCCAGCCTATTgttggaaaaacaaaaagtaaggGGGAATTTTCCCAAAGTTCAAAGAGTAGCCTTGGTGACTATAGCAGCAGTACAAGCAACAGTGATGACAGCAATTTAAGTGGATCTAGTTGTGGCAACAGGCCTCACATGTCGGCAGATGTGAGGTGGGAAGCTATTCGGCATGTTAGATTGCAGTATGGGTCCATAGGGTTGAGGCATTTCAATCTTCTACAGAAGCTCGGTTGTGGAGATATAGGGACTGTATATCTTGCTGAGCTAATTGGTACAAACTGCCTATTTGCTATAAAGGTCATGGACAATGAATTTTTGGCAAGAAGGAAAAAGATGCCGAGGGCccagacagagagagagattcTGAGAATGCTAGATCATCCTTTTCTTCCTACATTATATTCTCAATTCACATCAGATAATTTATCATGTTTAGTTATGGAGTATTGTCCTGGTGGAGATCTACACGTCCTTAGGCAGAAGCAGCTTGGCAAGTGTTTTTCCGAACCAGCAGCAAG GTTCTATGTTGCTGAAGTCCTCCTTGCTCTGGAGTACTTGCACATGCTTGGAGTTATCTACCGGGATTTGAAACCAGAAAACATTCTCGTTCGAGAAGATGGCCACATCATGCTGACAGATTTTGATCTGTCACTCAGATGTTCTGTGAGTCCAACTCTCCTGAAATCTTCATCCAATATGGATCCTGCAAGGGTGTCAGGTCCATGCACGGAATCTAACTGCATTCAGCCATTTTGCATTGAACCCACCTGTCAAGTTCCGTGCTTTAGTCCTAGGTTTTTACCTGCTACTGCAAAAACAAGGAAACCAAAAGCTGACCCTGCGGCCCAGATAAGATCGTTGCCACAGCTTGTGGCAGAACCTACAGATGCACGATCCAATTCGTTTGTTGGGACCCATGAATACTTGGCTCCTGAGATCATCAAAGGAGAGGGCCATGGAGCTGCTGTTGATTGGTGGAcatttggtatttttctttatgAGCTTCTATACGGAAGAACACCCTTTAAAGGTTCTGGGAATGAAGAAACATTAGCCAATGTGGTAATGCAAAGCCTCAAATTCCCTGATAGCCCTCTTATTAGTTTCCAGGCAAGGGATCTAATCAGAGGGTTGTTGATAAAGGAACCTGAGAATCGACTGGGATCCCAGAAAGGTGCTGCAGAGATAAAGCAGCATCCGTTCTTTGAGGGCTTAAACTGGGCACTTATTCGCTGTGCAATTCCACCAGAGCTACCTGACTTCTATGATTATGGAATTCAAGATATGGTACCTCAAAAGAGCAAGTATTTGGAGTGTAAAGCTACAGGAGAGCAGCTTGAGTTTGAGTTGTTTTAG